From the Mahella australiensis 50-1 BON genome, the window AACGCCATTTTTATTAATGAATCCGCTCAATGCATCGTCTCCTGGCCCGAGTTCACGAGGAACAGATTCCCCTGTTAACGCTGCAGTGTCAACCATTGAGTTTCCTTCTATAACCTTGCCATCGAGGGGAACTTTTTCTCCTGGTTTAACAATAATGATGTCACCTATGTTTACCTCTTCAGGAGATACTTTCCTGATCTCATCGCCAACTTTAAGATTTGCATAGTCAGGACGAATATCCATCAAAGCACTTATTGATTTTCTGGAGTGACCTACAGCTATATCCTGAAACAATTCACCTACCAGATAGAACAGCATAACTGCTACACCTTCTGGATACTCTCCAACGAAGAAAGCACCAATGGTAGCAATACTCATCAAAAAATGCTCACTGAATACCTGACCGCGGGCAATACCTTTTATTGCTCTTAAGACAACCTCTCCACCAACTATGATATAACTAATAATAAACAAGGTAAGCTCAAGCCAATTTTGGAAATTAAAGATGATTCCCACGGCAAATATTGCTCCACCGACCACAAGTCTTATGATTTCTTTTTTGTTGACACCTTCTTCTTCCTCTTCGTTATTTTCGTTTATTTTGGTCTTGGAGTTATTCTCCTCAAAAATGACCTTTACATCTGGCTCTATTTTCTTTACTATGCCTTCAATCTTCTCATTTAACTCAGAGCGGTTGACTTTCGGACTTATTTCCAGTGTTAGTTTCTTCGAAACAAAATCTACTGCAGCAAATTCAACTCCTTCTAGACCGCTTATTTCTTTTTCCATTTTAGCTGCACAATTCGCGCAGCCAAGTCCTTCAAGTATTAATACTTTTTTATTGCTCTTGTTAACGGATTTTTCTTTCACTACCACATCCGGTTCGTGCTTGTGCACTATGGTTTTAACTTGCTGTAATATATTCTTATACTCTTGCTCTGATTCAATTTCTAAAGTCAATGTCTTGTTCATGAAGTTCATATAGGCTTTGACTCCATTTAATTTATTAACCTCATCTTCAATTTTAGCTGCACAATTTGCGCAATCTAAACCTTCTAAAATTACTTCCTTCTTTAACATTACTGACCCTCCTTTACTTACTTTCTTCTGAAATATGAATTAATCCCTGGTCAAATATTTGCTTTACATGTTCATCTTCAAGAGAGTAGAATACAATCTTTCCTTCTCTTCTGCTCTTTACTAGTTCAGCCTGCTTTAAGACTCTTAGCTGATGTGAAATTGCTGATTGGGTCATATTTAATAAGAATGCAATATCGCAAACGCACATCTCTGATTCATCTAATGCCCAGAGTATCTTAATTCTTGTTGAATCTCCAAAAACTTTAAATAGTTCTGCTAGATCATATAGAGTTTCTTCTTGAGGCATTTTTTCTCGCACTTTATTTACAATTTCCTCATGTATTACATCACAGTCGCATCTTTCAATTGGTTGAATTTTTTTTGCCATATTTATATCACCTCTTTATCATTCAATTGAACACTTGAATAAGCTTTCATATATATTATAAACCTCAATTCTCCGTTTGTCAATAAAAACATATGAGTAATTGTTCAAGTGTGTTTATCTTTTAGCTTTACGGTCAAGACCGCCACCTCTAAGCGCAGCGTAGGTGGGTTTTAATCAGGTGGAGTAGACTCTCCATCTGATTCCCCGATGTTTCAGCTTGCTGAAACGAGTTCACTTATTAGATTATCCCCAAGTATAAATAGAAAAGAACCGCCCATCAAGAAGTATTTCTCCTCAATCGGCGGTCAAGTTCATTTTAAATTAATACATCAATCTCTACTCCAGACTTAAACTCAACGGTCAGCTTATTATCAAATACCGTAACTTTTTCAATAAGCCGCCTTACCAGTTGCTCATCATATTCCTCCAGCTCATAGGACTGTTCATTCAAGAAGTCTGTCATTTCAGCTATTCGCTGCTTCTTCCTTCACGCTCTGCATTTTTAACCAGCGCATTTTGCTTCTGCTCCCGCAATCGGTAATCCAATTATGTCTCCTGTAGTTATTTATAATAGTATAAGTACTCTTCCCCTACTGGCGGCTATCTTAATACGAGCTTATAGGTTTACTTCTATTTCTAACCCTGACTTAAACTCTACCACTAGCCTGTCATTATATACAGTTGCCTTTTCAATTAGTTTTCTAACCAGTTTATCATCAAATTCCGTAATACCACCGGTTTGCATATTAAGGAAGTCCGTCATCTCAGCGATCCGATCCCGCTTATCTTGACGGAGAGCGTTTCTTGAAAGGGTTTCTTGCCTTAAGTCCCGTAAGCGGTAAATCTCATTGACAATATTATCATATGCTTCCTTTGAATTTGCCAATTGGATCAACTCGGCTTGAAGCTCTTCCAGCCTTTTATCAATATCTGCCGTACTCTCGTCCAAATCCTCGTTTAATACGGTTTCAATATTCTTTTTCAGTATGGCCAGGAAAGAGTTTTTCCCGCTGACGGCTATATTGATAGCTTCTACAATCTTCTCTTTGAGAGTATCTTCAAGTATAGTGGAAGCGGTACAAAACAAACCGGTGTTTTCCAATCTGCTGACGCATCTCCAAACGATGGATTTTTTCCCTCGATTATTCCAATGAACCCTGCGGAATACTTCATGACACTTGCCGCAGAACACCATTTGGGATAAGGGATGATTATTGC encodes:
- a CDS encoding ArsR/SmtB family transcription factor, with protein sequence MAKKIQPIERCDCDVIHEEIVNKVREKMPQEETLYDLAELFKVFGDSTRIKILWALDESEMCVCDIAFLLNMTQSAISHQLRVLKQAELVKSRREGKIVFYSLEDEHVKQIFDQGLIHISEESK